From one Pseudomonas fluorescens genomic stretch:
- a CDS encoding GyrI-like domain-containing protein: MTLQTPPIKPARFEDRLAFTVAGLGERYSQATLQQIPTLWQRFEQHIGRVPGQVGGETYGVCCNGDGKGNFDYIAGVEVQGTDLLPADFRHVELKARRYAVFEHHGSLDNLKATFQAIWQDWVPVSGETVANVPEFERYGRDFNPSDSHSVMEIWLPLESK; the protein is encoded by the coding sequence ATGACTCTGCAGACTCCCCCGATCAAACCCGCGCGTTTTGAAGACCGGCTTGCTTTCACGGTTGCAGGACTTGGTGAGCGCTATAGCCAGGCCACCCTCCAGCAGATCCCCACCCTCTGGCAACGCTTCGAGCAGCACATAGGCCGAGTACCCGGTCAGGTGGGCGGGGAAACCTACGGGGTGTGTTGCAACGGTGATGGCAAAGGCAATTTCGACTATATCGCCGGGGTTGAAGTGCAGGGCACTGACCTGCTGCCTGCCGATTTCCGGCATGTCGAACTCAAGGCCCGGCGTTATGCGGTGTTTGAGCACCACGGTAGCCTCGACAATCTCAAAGCCACCTTTCAGGCTATCTGGCAGGACTGGGTGCCGGTGTCCGGCGAAACCGTTGCCAACGTGCCTGAGTTCGAGCGTTATGGCCGGGACTTCAACCCCAGCGACAGCCACAGCGTGATGGAAATATGGCTACCTCTGGAAAGCAAATGA
- a CDS encoding LysE family translocator, whose translation MPFSNGFLLSLSLCLDIGIANIAMITLAMQRGFLQGFWLGLGTCVGDLLYAIAALAGMTVLLQFETVRWVLWLGGSVLLVWFAIKMLLAALRGNAHLETRGEVVIESGWREFMRGIFLAMSSPSAILWFAAVGGVLISRSGGGSLLEAGLFLSGFFAAGLIWCLSLCGLASHGGRLLGDRLLTWSYLLSAGIFCYFAGYVILSGYREFILAVPAATPGL comes from the coding sequence ATGCCTTTTTCAAACGGATTTCTGCTGAGTTTGTCGCTGTGCCTGGATATCGGCATTGCCAATATCGCCATGATCACCCTGGCCATGCAGCGGGGTTTTTTGCAGGGTTTCTGGCTGGGGCTGGGTACCTGTGTCGGTGACCTGTTGTATGCCATTGCGGCATTGGCCGGGATGACCGTGCTGCTGCAATTTGAAACAGTGCGCTGGGTGCTGTGGCTCGGCGGGTCGGTGTTGCTGGTGTGGTTTGCCATCAAGATGCTGCTGGCGGCGCTGCGCGGCAACGCGCACCTGGAGACGCGTGGCGAGGTGGTGATCGAGTCGGGCTGGCGCGAGTTCATGCGCGGGATCTTCCTGGCCATGTCCTCGCCCAGCGCCATCCTCTGGTTCGCTGCAGTCGGCGGGGTGCTGATTTCCCGTTCAGGGGGCGGCAGTCTGCTTGAGGCCGGGCTGTTTCTTAGCGGTTTTTTTGCCGCCGGACTGATCTGGTGCCTGTCGTTGTGCGGCCTTGCCAGCCATGGCGGGCGGTTGTTGGGCGACCGCTTGCTGACCTGGTCGTACCTGCTGTCGGCAGGTATCTTCTGTTATTTTGCCGGCTACGTGATCCTTTCCGGCTACCGCGAGTTCATCCTCGCCGTGCCTGCGGCCACCCCGGGTCTATAA
- a CDS encoding threonine dehydratase: MFDLPALREAARLVHASVPATAQYAWPRLAERLGCEVWVKHENHAPTGAFKVRGGLMYVQWLLGQKPTVRGLVTATRGNHGQSMALAARNAGLPIIIVVPEGNSLEKNAAMRALGAQLVEHGADFDQSREEAARLAQLHGYESVPPFHPELIRGVATYALELLEAVHALDCVYVPIGMGSGICGLIQARNLLGLRTEIVGVVSSAADAFAQSLEQGRIVTTATANTFADGMACRMPLPEAFEIIRQHAARIVRVSDEEVAQAMRIYHEDTHNTAEGAGAAGLAALILERERQQGRKVAVILSGANVDRQRYAQVLAGD; the protein is encoded by the coding sequence ATGTTTGACCTACCTGCCCTGCGCGAAGCTGCCCGCCTGGTTCATGCCAGCGTACCCGCCACTGCGCAATATGCCTGGCCACGCCTGGCCGAGCGGCTGGGGTGCGAGGTCTGGGTCAAGCATGAAAACCACGCCCCGACCGGCGCTTTCAAGGTGCGCGGCGGGCTGATGTATGTGCAGTGGTTGCTGGGGCAAAAGCCGACGGTGCGCGGCCTGGTCACCGCGACCCGTGGCAACCACGGCCAAAGCATGGCCCTGGCTGCGCGCAATGCCGGGTTGCCGATCATCATCGTGGTGCCTGAGGGCAACTCGCTGGAGAAGAACGCGGCAATGCGTGCCCTTGGCGCGCAACTGGTCGAGCACGGCGCCGATTTTGACCAGTCCCGCGAAGAGGCCGCACGCCTGGCCCAGTTACACGGTTACGAGAGTGTCCCGCCGTTTCACCCCGAGTTGATCCGCGGCGTCGCCACCTATGCGCTGGAGCTGCTGGAGGCGGTGCATGCGCTCGATTGCGTGTATGTGCCGATCGGCATGGGCTCGGGGATTTGCGGCCTGATCCAGGCGCGCAACCTGCTTGGCCTGCGTACCGAGATCGTTGGCGTGGTGTCCAGCGCTGCCGATGCTTTTGCCCAGAGCCTGGAGCAGGGGCGCATCGTCACCACCGCCACGGCCAATACCTTTGCCGACGGCATGGCCTGCCGCATGCCGTTGCCCGAAGCCTTCGAAATCATCCGTCAGCACGCCGCGCGCATCGTGCGCGTCAGCGACGAAGAAGTGGCCCAGGCCATGCGCATCTACCACGAAGACACCCACAATACCGCCGAAGGCGCAGGTGCTGCCGGGCTCGCCGCACTGATCCTGGAGCGCGAGCGCCAGCAGGGGCGTAAGGTGGCGGTGATTCTTAGTGGGGCGAATGTTGATCGGCAGCGGTATGCGCAGGTATTGGCGGGTGATTGA
- a CDS encoding PLP-dependent aminotransferase family protein: protein MWTPTLTEDAQPRYLALVDAIATAIERGELKVGERLPPQRRLAWNLGLNPSTTQQAYREAAARHLVSGEVGRGTYVLAGSKEATLFRLKQRDVQSSLIDLSTNVPVIDPANRDSENTLQALLQERLAGCLDHYLSAEELLRGRIHGAAWLGNRGLQLSDHQLLLCGGAQQGLFTVLLSLSQPGDAVLVEALTAPGIKAACRQLRLPLHGIALDDQGIVPDDLDRVARATGARVMVLTPSLHNPTGACMGSARQQAIAEVVKRHDLLVIEDDVYGALTDQPPLWPLLGHRGLLISSLSKTVGAGLRLGWIVADPALLEQIDPHAQATHWQISPLNLQIACRWIADGTAQKRLAWQREEVRQRWRLACRILGKHLVNHRQPSPHIWVKAGLNAARLTLACRANGVAVVPGEVFAVKQHDLAAIRISLSAAGSRAELKHALEQVIKALEA from the coding sequence ATGTGGACCCCTACCCTTACCGAGGATGCCCAGCCGCGCTACCTGGCCCTGGTCGATGCGATTGCCACCGCCATCGAGCGCGGCGAGCTGAAGGTCGGCGAGCGTCTGCCGCCACAACGGCGCCTGGCCTGGAACCTGGGGCTGAACCCCAGCACCACCCAGCAGGCCTACCGCGAGGCGGCGGCGCGGCACCTGGTGTCCGGTGAAGTCGGGCGTGGCACCTATGTGCTGGCTGGCAGCAAAGAGGCCACGCTGTTTCGCCTCAAGCAGCGTGACGTGCAATCGAGCCTGATCGACCTGTCGACCAACGTGCCGGTGATCGACCCGGCCAACCGTGACAGCGAAAACACCTTGCAGGCGCTGCTGCAGGAGAGGCTGGCTGGCTGCCTGGATCACTACCTGAGCGCCGAAGAGTTGCTGCGCGGCCGCATACACGGCGCCGCCTGGCTGGGCAATCGCGGCTTGCAACTGAGCGACCACCAACTGCTGCTGTGCGGCGGCGCCCAGCAGGGCTTGTTCACCGTGTTGCTATCGTTGTCCCAGCCGGGCGACGCGGTGCTGGTCGAAGCCCTCACCGCGCCCGGTATCAAGGCCGCCTGCCGGCAATTGCGCCTGCCACTGCATGGCATCGCCCTGGACGATCAGGGCATTGTCCCGGATGACCTTGATCGGGTCGCCCGTGCCACTGGCGCCCGCGTCATGGTGCTGACCCCAAGCCTGCACAACCCTACCGGCGCGTGCATGGGCAGCGCCCGCCAGCAGGCGATTGCCGAGGTGGTCAAGCGCCATGACTTACTGGTGATCGAAGATGATGTCTACGGCGCACTGACTGACCAGCCGCCGCTGTGGCCGCTGCTCGGGCACCGTGGCCTGTTGATCAGCAGCCTGTCGAAAACCGTTGGCGCCGGCCTGCGCCTGGGCTGGATCGTGGCTGATCCGGCATTGCTGGAGCAGATCGACCCCCATGCCCAAGCCACTCACTGGCAGATATCGCCACTGAACCTGCAGATCGCCTGTCGCTGGATTGCCGACGGCACCGCACAAAAGCGTCTGGCCTGGCAACGCGAGGAAGTCCGCCAGCGTTGGCGCCTGGCCTGCAGGATTCTGGGCAAGCACCTGGTCAATCACCGCCAGCCTTCGCCACACATCTGGGTCAAGGCCGGGCTCAACGCTGCCCGCCTGACCTTGGCCTGCCGGGCCAATGGCGTGGCGGTGGTGCCAGGCGAGGTGTTCGCGGTAAAACAGCATGACCTGGCGGCGATCCGCATCAGTCTGTCGGCCGCTGGCAGCCGTGCCGAACTCAAGCACGCACTGGAACAAGTGATCAAGGCGCTGGAGGCCTGA
- a CDS encoding DNA-3-methyladenine glycosylase family protein, producing MSTHALYTEAQTYLAALDPQWAAHIEAVGPCLHQPKPSRDPYQALVRAIAYQQLHAKAGDAILARFLALYPGSAFPSPEQVLATSPEQLRACGFSASKLATIQGIAQARVEGLVPEYQQAVVLEDEALIERLVSLRGVGRWTVEMLLIYTLQRMDILPADDFGVREGYRRLQGLETQPTRRQMIDLGKHWSPYRTVAAWYLWRVPARRV from the coding sequence ATGAGCACGCACGCGTTGTATACAGAGGCACAAACCTACCTTGCCGCACTGGACCCGCAGTGGGCCGCGCACATCGAGGCGGTTGGCCCTTGCCTGCATCAACCCAAACCCTCCCGCGACCCGTATCAGGCACTGGTACGGGCCATCGCCTACCAGCAACTGCATGCCAAGGCCGGTGATGCAATTCTCGCGCGCTTCCTGGCGTTGTACCCGGGCAGCGCGTTTCCCAGCCCCGAGCAGGTGCTGGCGACCAGCCCGGAGCAATTGCGCGCTTGCGGCTTCTCGGCAAGCAAACTGGCAACCATCCAGGGCATCGCCCAGGCGCGGGTCGAAGGGCTGGTGCCGGAGTATCAACAAGCCGTGGTACTGGAAGACGAAGCGCTGATCGAGCGCCTGGTCAGCCTGCGCGGCGTAGGCCGCTGGACCGTGGAGATGCTGCTGATCTACACCCTGCAGCGCATGGACATCCTGCCGGCCGACGACTTCGGTGTGCGCGAGGGCTACCGCCGCCTGCAAGGCCTGGAAACTCAGCCGACGCGCCGGCAGATGATCGACCTGGGCAAGCACTGGAGCCCCTACCGCACCGTGGCCGCCTGGTACCTGTGGCGGGTACCGGCCAGGCGAGTTTGA
- the ada gene encoding bifunctional DNA-binding transcriptional regulator/O6-methylguanine-DNA methyltransferase Ada, which yields MSTGKPRISESDPRWQAILARDPAADQAFVYAVRTTGVYCRPSSTSRLPRIDNVEFFDTAEQAEAAGYRPSKRRGADQTHVAEQHRAQVTRACALIESADPAPSLNQLAEHLQMSPFHFHRVFKAVTGLTPKAYASAHRARKVRTQLQQSATVTDALYEAGFNSNSRFYESSNARLGMTPGAYRDGGANTDIRFAIGQCTLGAILVAQSERGICAILLGDDPQTLLNDLQDKFPKANLIGGDAGFETLVARVVGFIEAPGIGLDLPLDLRGTAFQERVWQALRAIPAGSTASYAEIAQRIGSPRAVRAVAQACAANALAVAIPCHRVVRSDGNLSGYRWGVERKRELLARESQ from the coding sequence ATGAGTACAGGCAAACCACGGATCAGCGAATCCGACCCGCGCTGGCAGGCCATACTGGCCCGCGACCCGGCCGCTGACCAGGCCTTCGTCTATGCCGTGCGTACCACCGGCGTGTATTGCCGGCCAAGCAGTACCTCGCGCCTGCCGCGCATCGACAACGTCGAATTCTTCGACACCGCCGAACAGGCCGAGGCCGCCGGCTACCGGCCGAGCAAGCGCCGGGGCGCCGACCAGACCCATGTCGCCGAACAGCACCGGGCCCAGGTGACTCGCGCCTGTGCCTTGATCGAAAGCGCCGATCCGGCGCCGAGCCTGAACCAGTTGGCTGAACACCTGCAGATGAGCCCGTTCCACTTTCACCGGGTGTTCAAGGCCGTGACCGGGCTGACGCCCAAGGCCTACGCCTCGGCCCACCGCGCGCGCAAGGTGCGCACGCAGTTGCAGCAATCGGCAACGGTGACCGACGCGTTGTACGAGGCCGGGTTCAATTCCAATAGCCGCTTCTACGAATCAAGCAATGCGCGTCTGGGCATGACCCCGGGCGCCTATCGCGACGGCGGCGCCAACACCGACATCCGCTTTGCCATCGGCCAGTGCACGTTGGGGGCGATTCTGGTGGCCCAGAGTGAACGGGGGATTTGCGCAATCCTGCTCGGTGACGATCCGCAGACGTTGCTCAATGACCTTCAGGACAAATTTCCCAAGGCCAACCTGATCGGCGGCGATGCCGGATTCGAGACCCTGGTGGCCAGGGTCGTGGGCTTTATCGAGGCTCCAGGCATCGGCCTGGACCTGCCGCTGGACCTGCGCGGCACGGCGTTCCAGGAACGGGTCTGGCAGGCACTGCGGGCGATCCCGGCCGGCAGTACTGCCAGCTATGCCGAGATCGCGCAGCGCATTGGCTCTCCCAGGGCAGTGCGCGCCGTGGCCCAGGCCTGCGCGGCCAACGCCCTGGCTGTGGCCATCCCGTGTCACCGGGTGGTGCGCAGCGATGGCAACCTTTCGGGTTACCGTTGGGGCGTGGAGCGCAAGCGTGAGCTGCTGGCGCGCGAGAGCCAGTGA
- a CDS encoding lytic polysaccharide monooxygenase auxiliary activity family 9 protein, producing the protein MNSPEKSLRHGRVITPTSRGSKAIELKLLSAHDVNEMEGGKNFPDTVAGPVPAPFQQDEQSTTPPADGYILSGGRQDQRDCVNFTNAEMSAKLGHAFSWPLLNVAAGQTFKVEWTYTAEHVTRGYRWFITKDGWDENKRITRAQLESAPFAEDLYPYVPFWSHPDELKVKTHHEVKLPTSKRGHHVIVLLWLVANTGNAFYQAFDVNFQ; encoded by the coding sequence ATGAACAGCCCCGAAAAGAGTCTGCGTCACGGTCGCGTCATCACCCCCACCAGTCGTGGTTCCAAGGCCATTGAACTCAAGTTGCTGAGTGCACATGATGTCAATGAAATGGAAGGTGGCAAGAACTTCCCCGATACAGTCGCCGGGCCGGTGCCTGCGCCTTTTCAGCAAGATGAGCAAAGTACTACGCCGCCGGCAGATGGCTATATTCTCAGTGGCGGTCGGCAGGATCAGCGTGATTGTGTCAACTTTACCAATGCCGAGATGAGCGCAAAACTCGGCCATGCGTTTAGCTGGCCATTGTTGAACGTGGCGGCTGGGCAGACTTTCAAAGTGGAATGGACTTATACGGCCGAGCATGTCACCCGCGGTTATCGCTGGTTTATTACCAAGGATGGCTGGGACGAGAACAAGCGCATCACCCGCGCCCAACTCGAATCGGCCCCCTTTGCTGAAGACCTGTATCCGTACGTGCCGTTCTGGTCACACCCCGACGAGCTCAAGGTAAAAACCCATCACGAGGTCAAATTGCCAACCAGCAAGCGTGGTCATCACGTGATCGTGCTGTTGTGGCTGGTCGCCAACACCGGCAACGCCTTCTATCAGGCCTTCGACGTCAACTTCCAGTAA
- a CDS encoding DUF2790 domain-containing protein, which translates to MKRLLALALVAVSSFALADEINTAAAQPVVEQYDYSTNLDIAKVISLSTIPNVCEVVPATMTYEDHQGQRHTIEYRAMGDGCSNG; encoded by the coding sequence ATGAAACGTTTACTTGCACTTGCCCTGGTTGCCGTGTCGTCGTTCGCCCTGGCGGATGAAATCAATACCGCTGCTGCGCAACCGGTAGTTGAGCAGTATGACTACAGCACCAACCTGGATATTGCTAAAGTCATCAGTTTGTCGACCATTCCCAATGTCTGTGAAGTGGTACCGGCAACCATGACCTACGAAGACCATCAAGGTCAGCGTCACACCATCGAATACCGCGCCATGGGCGACGGCTGCAGCAACGGCTGA
- a CDS encoding GNAT family N-acetyltransferase — protein sequence MRAAAQGQLWVARAEEIIAALCLSEVPGGHWLTGLFVAPAWRGQQVARQLIAAPAGEMQGSIWLFCHPDLTSFYARQAFSTTHALPVPLAERLERYQRSKPLVAMVRVQSSLAGSSPGNSTSV from the coding sequence ATGCGCGCGGCTGCCCAGGGCCAGCTTTGGGTCGCCAGGGCCGAGGAAATCATTGCAGCCTTGTGCTTGAGCGAGGTGCCGGGCGGCCACTGGCTGACCGGGCTGTTCGTTGCACCTGCCTGGCGCGGCCAGCAGGTCGCCCGCCAACTGATCGCCGCGCCAGCGGGTGAAATGCAAGGGAGTATCTGGCTGTTCTGCCATCCGGACCTGACGAGCTTCTACGCCCGGCAGGCGTTCAGCACCACCCACGCCCTGCCCGTGCCTTTGGCCGAGCGCCTGGAACGCTACCAGCGCAGCAAGCCCCTGGTGGCGATGGTACGGGTTCAGTCGTCGCTGGCCGGGTCCAGCCCGGGGAACAGCACCTCGGTATAA
- the def gene encoding peptide deformylase — protein MIHDILKMGDERLLRIAPPVPPQLIGSAELERLIADMFETMEHVGGVGLAAPQIGIDLQLVIFGFERSERYPDAEAVPRTILLNPLITPLGTEVEDGWEGCLSVPGLRGVVPRYQRIRYEGIDPQGQPIVRNAEGFHARVVQHECDHLIGRLYPSRIHDFSRFGYTEVLFPGLDPASDD, from the coding sequence ATGATTCATGACATCCTGAAAATGGGCGATGAGCGCTTGCTGCGCATCGCCCCGCCGGTGCCGCCGCAGCTGATCGGCAGCGCCGAGCTTGAGCGGCTGATCGCCGATATGTTCGAAACCATGGAACACGTCGGCGGCGTTGGCCTGGCCGCGCCGCAGATCGGTATCGACCTGCAACTGGTGATCTTCGGTTTCGAGCGCAGTGAGCGTTACCCGGATGCCGAGGCGGTGCCGCGTACTATTTTGCTCAATCCGCTGATCACGCCGCTGGGCACCGAGGTCGAGGACGGCTGGGAGGGCTGCCTGTCGGTGCCGGGCCTGCGTGGCGTGGTGCCGCGCTACCAGCGCATTCGCTACGAAGGCATCGACCCGCAGGGGCAGCCCATCGTGCGCAACGCCGAAGGCTTTCATGCACGAGTGGTGCAGCATGAGTGCGATCACCTGATCGGCCGCCTGTATCCCTCGCGCATCCACGACTTCAGCCGCTTCGGTTATACCGAGGTGCTGTTCCCCGGGCTGGACCCGGCCAGCGACGACTGA
- a CDS encoding YihY/virulence factor BrkB family protein, with protein sequence MIFPDLRGLPLHRVLVRTVKEFLDDEMSTYASALAYQMLFSLFPFLLFLIALIGFLHLPDFFSWLRLQSELVLPPQALEQVNPVIDQLQQSKGGLLSVGIVIALWTASAGVRLMMSAMNAAYDVVEGRPVWKRIPLSVIYTVGIAGMLLAAAALMVLGPQVMEWIASQIGMQEFIVTLWTVLRWPAIIILMMVAVALIYYVMPDVKQKFRFITPGSVLAVVVWIIASLGFGYYVKTFADYNAMYGSIGAIIVLLLYFYISAAVLLLGAEMNAVIEHMSEEGKDPGEKDFDGVAHEHDKKHVSGLGRDHSLDHETTPASEPLSRSQHDS encoded by the coding sequence ATGATTTTTCCCGACCTGCGCGGCTTGCCGTTGCACCGTGTGCTGGTGCGCACGGTCAAGGAGTTTCTCGATGACGAGATGTCCACCTACGCCTCGGCGCTGGCCTACCAGATGCTGTTTTCGCTGTTTCCCTTCCTGCTGTTCCTGATCGCCCTGATCGGTTTTCTGCACTTGCCGGACTTTTTCTCCTGGCTGCGCCTGCAGTCGGAACTGGTATTGCCACCCCAGGCGCTGGAGCAGGTGAACCCGGTGATCGACCAGTTGCAGCAGTCCAAGGGCGGATTGCTCTCGGTCGGTATCGTTATCGCCCTGTGGACCGCCTCCGCCGGTGTGCGACTGATGATGAGCGCAATGAACGCGGCCTATGACGTGGTCGAAGGGCGCCCGGTGTGGAAGCGCATCCCGCTGTCGGTGATCTACACCGTCGGCATCGCCGGCATGCTTCTGGCGGCCGCGGCGCTGATGGTGCTCGGGCCGCAGGTGATGGAGTGGATTGCCTCGCAGATCGGCATGCAGGAGTTCATCGTCACCCTGTGGACGGTGTTGCGCTGGCCGGCGATCATCATTCTGATGATGGTCGCGGTGGCGCTGATCTACTACGTGATGCCTGATGTGAAGCAGAAGTTTCGCTTTATTACCCCAGGTTCGGTGCTGGCGGTGGTGGTGTGGATCATCGCTTCTTTGGGTTTTGGTTATTACGTCAAGACCTTCGCCGACTACAACGCCATGTACGGCAGTATCGGGGCGATCATTGTCCTGCTGTTGTACTTCTATATTTCCGCGGCGGTATTGCTGCTAGGCGCGGAGATGAATGCGGTGATCGAACATATGTCCGAGGAAGGCAAGGATCCCGGCGAAAAAGACTTTGATGGCGTGGCCCACGAGCATGATAAAAAGCATGTATCCGGGCTGGGCCGCGATCACTCCCTTGATCATGAAACCACGCCTGCCAGCGAACCCTTGAGTCGAAGCCAGCATGATTCATGA
- a CDS encoding CsbD family protein, whose product MSGTKDKVKGMANEAVGNIKQGVGKATDNERLRAEGELQERKGEAQQVVGKVKDAVKKP is encoded by the coding sequence ATGAGTGGCACTAAAGATAAAGTCAAAGGCATGGCCAATGAGGCTGTTGGCAACATCAAGCAAGGCGTCGGCAAAGCCACCGACAATGAGCGTCTGCGCGCCGAGGGCGAGTTGCAAGAGCGCAAGGGCGAAGCCCAGCAAGTGGTCGGCAAGGTCAAGGATGCCGTGAAGAAGCCTTGA
- a CDS encoding CvfB family protein — MALVGRYNTLQVVKHTDFGLYLDGGADGEILLPNRYIPKDTPTEVEDWLNVFVYLDSEDKLIATTEKTKLQVGDFASLKVKEINSIGIFLDWGLPKDLLMPYSEEKRQMKAGEYCVVHAYLDKRTRRITATARLDRYLDKVPASYTVGQEVDLLVVEETPMGFKAIINNKHWGLIHKNEVFKFLRSGKQEKGYIKELRSDGKIALSLQPIGQDLANSLPDKILAKLKDANGVLPVSDKSDPQLISDLFGVSKGNFKKAIGALYKDGRIVIHADRIELA, encoded by the coding sequence ATGGCTTTAGTTGGGCGTTACAACACTTTGCAAGTGGTCAAGCACACAGACTTCGGTCTGTACCTGGACGGCGGGGCGGACGGCGAAATTCTGCTGCCAAACCGTTACATCCCCAAGGACACGCCCACCGAGGTCGAAGACTGGCTGAACGTCTTCGTCTACCTCGACAGCGAAGACAAGCTGATCGCCACCACGGAAAAAACCAAGTTGCAGGTTGGCGATTTCGCCAGCCTCAAGGTCAAGGAAATCAACAGCATCGGCATCTTCCTCGATTGGGGCCTGCCCAAAGACCTGCTGATGCCGTACTCCGAAGAAAAGCGCCAGATGAAGGCCGGCGAGTACTGCGTGGTGCACGCCTATCTCGACAAGCGCACCCGCCGCATCACCGCGACTGCGCGCCTGGACCGGTACCTGGACAAGGTGCCGGCGAGCTACACGGTTGGCCAGGAAGTCGATTTGCTGGTGGTCGAAGAAACCCCGATGGGCTTCAAGGCGATCATCAACAACAAGCACTGGGGCCTGATTCACAAGAATGAGGTGTTCAAGTTCCTGCGTTCGGGCAAGCAGGAGAAGGGCTACATCAAGGAGCTGCGCAGCGACGGCAAGATTGCCCTGAGCCTGCAGCCCATCGGTCAGGACCTGGCCAACAGCCTGCCCGACAAGATCCTCGCCAAGCTCAAGGACGCCAACGGCGTGTTGCCGGTGAGCGACAAGAGCGACCCGCAATTGATCAGCGACCTGTTCGGGGTCAGCAAGGGCAACTTCAAGAAGGCCATCGGTGCCTTGTACAAGGATGGCCGCATCGTCATCCACGCTGACCGCATCGAACTGGCCTGA
- a CDS encoding DUF6279 family lipoprotein, translated as MHACLSKYLRTVLLLVISALLVVACNRIDLAYRNLDMLVPWSLNDYLSMNRQQKTWLNDRLKQQLAWHCRTQLPGYLTWLDEIKAMVASNEVTDQQLQLRTQEARQAIAKVADQVTPSAAELLRSMDDEQVREMREAFADDISERQAKYVNTPLARQIERRAERMEKRLSTWLGELSPQQKLRVMTWSQGLGEQNRQWIANRAHWQAQFSAAMDQRHSDAFEPRLEILLKKRESLWTPEYRIAFQRTEQEARRLLVDVMAQSSEQQRQHLEQKLAQVRQSFSELKCLKG; from the coding sequence ATGCACGCCTGCCTGTCCAAGTACCTGCGCACCGTTCTGTTGCTGGTGATATCGGCCTTGCTGGTGGTCGCCTGCAACCGGATCGACCTGGCCTACCGCAACCTCGACATGCTGGTGCCGTGGTCGCTGAACGACTACCTGAGCATGAACCGCCAGCAGAAAACCTGGCTCAATGACCGGCTCAAGCAGCAACTGGCCTGGCATTGTCGCACCCAGTTGCCCGGCTACCTGACCTGGCTGGATGAAATCAAGGCGATGGTTGCCAGCAACGAAGTCACCGACCAACAGTTGCAGCTACGCACCCAGGAAGCCCGGCAGGCGATTGCCAAGGTCGCCGACCAGGTCACTCCGTCGGCCGCCGAACTGTTGCGCAGCATGGATGATGAGCAAGTGCGGGAAATGCGCGAGGCCTTTGCCGACGACATTAGCGAGCGCCAGGCCAAGTACGTCAACACCCCGCTGGCGCGGCAGATCGAACGCCGTGCCGAACGCATGGAGAAACGCCTGAGCACCTGGCTCGGCGAGCTCAGTCCGCAGCAGAAGCTTCGAGTCATGACCTGGTCCCAGGGCCTGGGCGAGCAGAACCGCCAGTGGATCGCCAACCGTGCCCATTGGCAGGCCCAGTTCAGCGCGGCCATGGACCAGCGCCATAGCGACGCCTTCGAGCCGCGGCTGGAAATCCTCCTGAAAAAACGCGAAAGCCTGTGGACCCCGGAGTATCGGATAGCCTTTCAGCGCACCGAGCAGGAGGCGCGGCGCTTGCTGGTGGATGTCATGGCGCAGAGCAGCGAGCAGCAGCGCCAGCACCTGGAGCAAAAGCTTGCGCAGGTGCGGCAGAGTTTCAGTGAATTAAAGTGTTTGAAGGGTTAG